Proteins encoded in a region of the Fusarium falciforme chromosome 6, complete sequence genome:
- a CDS encoding HTH CENPB-type domain-containing protein, whose protein sequence is MSQVPLSTGATYGKALSDHFAKSSESVLGPYMVHDVAWPSSTSISIRLILSAHHHLNGNGLLAWYYKDQAAALVHQMRLWDEDSYRGLDPVEAKLRRIIFWHCFISDKSAGLLNNHPQQLNEFVLQQPITTSRLIDLSPPLLDADRNTNRGLSEEFILECFKKDLEVWDRGSSTLAELGLFVAANNRIGATMSDAQRRSLCESYMRFASVKDDMPQCINYSQPATGLQNLVSNNYQENGLWMQKANIFITYRYLNMTILCRFASLGYASLLGLGDDSTSLAWRKIEIAHEVLQEVNSVPLESVKRNGEPVVGILTT, encoded by the coding sequence ATGTCCCAGGTACCGCTGTCAACCGGCGCCACTTACGGCAAAGCACTTTCTGACCATTTTGCGAAGTCCTCAGAAAGTGTTCTGGGCCCGTACATGGTACATGACGTGGCATGGCCAAGCTCCACCAGCATATCTATTCGCCTTATTCTGTCAGCACATCATCATTTGAACGGGAatggcttgcttgcttggtaCTACAAGGACCAAGCGGCTGCCCTTGTGCATCAGATGCGTCTCTGGGACGAGGATTCCTACAGAGGACTGGATCCGGTCGAGGCAAAGCTTCGGCGTATTATTTTCTGGCACTGCTTTATCTCGGATAAGTCGGCTGGGCTATTGAACAACCACCCTCAGCAACTCAACGAATTCGTCCTGCAGCAACCAATAACTACATCTCGGCTGATAGACTTGAGCCCTCCCCTGCTTGACGCTGATCGGAACACAAACCGGGGTCTGTCCGAGGAATTTATCTTAGAATGCTTCAAGAAAGATCTTGAGGTATGGGATCGCGGATCTTCCACACTGGCTGAACTAGGACTATTCGTGGCCGCCAACAATCGTATTGGTGCTACGATGAGCGATGCACAACGCCGGAGTCTGTGTGAATCGTACATGCGTTTTGCAAGTGTTAAGGATGACATGCCCCAATGCATAAACTACTCGCAGCCCGCCACTGGCCTCCAAAACCTAGTCAGCAACAACTATCAAGAAAATGGTCTCTGGATGCAAAAAGCCAATATTTTCATCACATACCGCTACCTGAATATGACGATTCTCTGTCGATTTGCGTCCTTGGGCTACGCAAGCCTTCTCGGGCTCGGTGACGATTCGACATCTCTTGCCTGGAGGAAAATTGAGATCGCTCACGAAGTCTTGCAAGAGGTCAATAGTGTCCCACTTGAGTCTGTAAAGCGCAATGGAGAGCCTGTTGTAGGAATCCTGACTACCTAA
- a CDS encoding FAD linked oxidase, translated as MPLNVQITFLYSPPSAPAAGSPIIVLSAIYYGPSEDAEKAATKLFEVILVGKVLKALTPQAIKESFAKWAQVMEQPPDAARTSVVFYKFSPDKLRTNGNMKGIENRFLEGRDRGSTAMALTWCVAPASRDRLVDFVDEFFNTCRCAGGVPPKTFANTMRLRVNLDELFQEEKVEELQRVRER; from the exons ATGCCTCTCAACGTCCAAATCACGTTTCTATACAGTCCGCCTAGTGCTCCCGCCGCTGGCTCACCCATCATCGTTCTCTCAGCGATATACTATGGTCCTTCTGAGGATGCTGAAAAGGCCGCTACCAAGTTGTTCGAAGTGATTCTTGTCGGAAAGGTCCTCAAGGC CTTGACTccccaggccatcaaggagagCTTTGCAAAATGGGCTCAAGTCATGGAACAGCCTCCCGATGCGGCTCGCACGTCAGTCGTGTTTTACAAGTTCAGCCCAGATAAACTCCGCACCAACGGAAATATGAAGGGTATTGAGAACAGGTTCCTTGAGGGGCGAGATAGGGGCTCGAcagccatggccttgacgtGGTGCGTAGCTCCGGCGTCGAGAGACAGGCTAGTCGACTTTGTAGACGAGTTTTTCAACACTTGTCGATGTGCAGGCGGAGTTCCGCCGAAGACATTTGCGAATACGATGAGACTCCGTGTGAATTTGGACGAGCTGTTccaggaggagaaggtggaGGAGTTGCAAAGGGTGAGGGAGCGTTAG